GCAGACTGGGTTTTAGATGACTTAGCCGGGCTACTAGACGCCCACCAAGAACAAAGCAGTCAACCCACACTTAAACCCATATGCCCCAAAACCACTAACTACGGCGTTGTGAAGCGGTTCGTGCGACTAGATTTCCCTTTTTCGTTGTCGTGTCTCAAACTATTCACTTGTTTCTGTGTTGTGTTAGTATCACAAATTTTAAATAACCATGTTGTAAAAGTCGTTGAGGGTTTTACGGGTTGAAACCGACGGCTCGGCAGGTCAAGAACGCCGCCTTAGTCTTGGAAGACGGCACTTTCTTTCTCGGTTATGGTTTCGGTGCTGTTGGCCGTGTTTCCGGCGAGGTTGTGTTTAACACTGGTATGGTTGGATATGTGGAGAGTTTAACTGACCCGTCTTATCACGGGCAGATACTCACCCTGACTTACCCCCTTGTCGGCAACTACGGTGTTCCCTCGTTCAAAGTTGTTGACAAATGGGGGCTACCGGTCTACTTCGAGTCTGATGGTATTAAGGTTCAGGGGTTGGTGGTTCATGAGTGCTGCAAGACGCCAAGCCACTGGAACTCAGCTGAGAGTCTCGATGAGTGGCTTAGAAGAGAAGGAGTTCCGGGGATAGAAGGCATAGACACGAGGATGCTCACTAAGAAGTTGAGGATTAAGGGGGTCATGTTGGGGATACTGGAAGTGTGTGAAAAGGGTGTCGAGCCGGACGTAGACGAGCTTCTCAGAGAGGTCAAGAAGGTGAGAGACCCAAACGAAAGGAAGCTTGCGTCCGAGGTTTCGTGCAGAGAGCCGGTTGTCTATGGAAATGGTGGGAGGAAACGCGTTGTCTTGATAGACTGCGGGGTTAAACTGAGCATCCTACGCCAACTACTCAAGAAGGGGCTAGAGGTGGTTAGGGTACCTTACGGGGTTACAGTTGACGAGGTACTGGATTACAGGCCTGACGGGGTTGTCGTAAGCAACGGCCCCGGGGATCCGAGGCGGGCTAACGAGGTCATTGAAACTGTTAGAGGTCTTCTAGCCGAGGAGGTGCCGGTTTTCGGTATATGTTTAGGCAACCAGATACTGGCGTTGGCCTGCGGGGGGGACACCTATAAGCTTAAGTATGGTCACAGGTCGCAGAATCAGCCATGCGTGGACGTTAGCACAGGTAGGTGTTATATCACCAGCCAGAACCACGGCTATGCTGTGAGCGAGGAATCGCTGGCTGGAACGGGGCTCGAAGTATCCTTCATCAACGCTAACGATAGGACTGTTGAGGGTGTTAGACACGGGAAGCTGCCAGCTTTTTCCGTTCAGTTCCACCCCGAGCACTCGCCGGGGCCTGTGGACACCGAGTGGCTTTTCGACGCCTTTGCAAAAATGATGGGAGGTTAAGTGATGCCGCGCTTCGAGTGGATTAAAAAAGTCCTGATCCTCGGAAGTGGGGCCATAAGAATTGGGCAGGCGGGCGAG
This window of the Candidatus Jordarchaeales archaeon genome carries:
- the carA gene encoding glutamine-hydrolyzing carbamoyl-phosphate synthase small subunit; the protein is MKPTARQVKNAALVLEDGTFFLGYGFGAVGRVSGEVVFNTGMVGYVESLTDPSYHGQILTLTYPLVGNYGVPSFKVVDKWGLPVYFESDGIKVQGLVVHECCKTPSHWNSAESLDEWLRREGVPGIEGIDTRMLTKKLRIKGVMLGILEVCEKGVEPDVDELLREVKKVRDPNERKLASEVSCREPVVYGNGGRKRVVLIDCGVKLSILRQLLKKGLEVVRVPYGVTVDEVLDYRPDGVVVSNGPGDPRRANEVIETVRGLLAEEVPVFGICLGNQILALACGGDTYKLKYGHRSQNQPCVDVSTGRCYITSQNHGYAVSEESLAGTGLEVSFINANDRTVEGVRHGKLPAFSVQFHPEHSPGPVDTEWLFDAFAKMMGG